The Lemur catta isolate mLemCat1 unplaced genomic scaffold, mLemCat1.pri scaffold_53_ctg1, whole genome shotgun sequence genome has a segment encoding these proteins:
- the LOC123629842 gene encoding uncharacterized protein LOC123629842, protein MALLRCCLLWLLLPVGCGTQKLPTRDEELFQMQIRDKAFFHDSSVIPDGAEISSYLFRDTLKRYFFVVEEDNTPLSVTVTPCDVPLEWKLSLQELPEETSGEGSDTANKPPQTTSQKAWVPYGWTMSPAPERKPVSSTVPGSPGGGMTVAIARTLESPATLAARDTDFLWVFLSDWCMEKTRRRDAWRFLSMASGEPSATMDGVTRTQLWSVGSLALRAPPEHEAWLTLGKEQDPSTWTT, encoded by the exons ATGGCGCTGCTCCGCTGCTGTCTGCTGTGGCTCCTCCTGCCCGTCGGCTGCGGGACCCAGAAGTTGCCCACGCGAGACGAGGAGCTGTTCCAGATGCAGATCCGGGACAAGGCGTTTTTCCATGATTCGTCAGTCATTCCAGACGGGGCTGAAATCAGCAGTTATCTCTTTAGAGATACGCTTAAAAG GTATTTCTTTGTGGTTGAAGAAGACAACACCCCACTGTCGGTCACGGTGACACCCTGCGACGTGCCCTTGGAGTGGAAGCTGAGCCTGCAGGAGCTGCCCGAGGAGACGAGCGGAGAGGGCTCAG ATACGGCAAACAAACCTCCGCAAACCACTTCCCAGAAAGCATGGGTCCCATATGGCTGGACGATGTCACCTGCTCCGGAAAGGAAACCAGTTTCCTCGACTGTTCCAGGAAGCCCTGGGGGCGGCATGACTGTGGCCATCGCAAGGACGTTGGAGTCGCCTGCTACCCTGGCAGCGAGGGACACAGACTTTCTCTGG GTTTTCCTCTCCGACTGGTGTATGGAGAAAACAAGAAGGAGGGATGCATGGAGGTTTTTATCCATGGCCAGTGGGGAACCATCTGCGACGATGGATGGAGTGACAAGGACGCAGCTGTGGTCTGTCGGCAGCTTGGCTTTAA GGGCCCCGCCAGAGCACGAGGCGTGGCTTACTTTGGGGAAGGAGCAGGACCCATCCACGTGGACAACGTGA